The Lytechinus pictus isolate F3 Inbred unplaced genomic scaffold, Lp3.0 scaffold_273, whole genome shotgun sequence sequence gagctaaagccggggtaatattgATAACAGCAACAATGCGCATCGGAATAGactatttctagatagatggggctacataaatgcctattattgctattattattgtgatcattatcattattgaattTGCAGTGAAGAATGCGAAACCGTTTAACTATAGTTCACCAGTGCATCCCATATTTATATTTAACAACATATCTTTCATTTTTACCTAGGTAGGACATATCAGATATATAGAGGTTTCTCCAGGACGATTTCTCCAGCTGAAAACCATCGCCGTCAAACCACCAGCATTTGGTAATTAACCAACATCGCTTTTAATTATTAAtcaaagggagaaaagaagtgGATGCCATAAACGAATTGAATGCTGCCAGCCAAGGTTTACCCGATCCTGTCATgtgtcatttttaaaattaagagTAGGCCTACCAAGTAAATCTCACCTAATTTTAATTACGATTTTGGCCTTTGGCAATTTAGATCCCCATTTAATTATGTACATGAAATGCGATGCTTTCTATTCCACTATTGGAGCTATCACTACTAAAGTTGTATAGGTTTTAAAAAGTCCAACGCCTCGTTATGAatgaaaatcttttaaaaaaaaagtcatccgCTCTTTTTTTTCACCAGAAATTCCGAACTTCCTGTCCCCGGAGGAATGTGAACGAATAAAAGAGTTGGCACTGATTGCCGGTCTAGCCACCAGTACTACCGTCTACAAAGGTCTTAACAAGGTTGGCATTGACAAAAATAAGGTCAGTTACAACGCCGCAGTATGGAAACAGAAGCTGGCCAAGTGCGACAGCAACTCTGACAAGACACTAGACTCCGTTGAAGTACTGCGCTGTCTTCCAGGCTTGGATAAAGGGGAGGTTGTTCCCCCGAGTATGCTGCAGAATATGTACCTGAAGGTAAAGTTAGACCTGGATAGTGATGGGCTCATCGACGCGAAGGAGCTCTGGCTGATGAACCTTGAGAACAAGACGGTCGAGATCA is a genomic window containing:
- the LOC135159582 gene encoding transmembrane prolyl 4-hydroxylase-like, with the translated sequence MMGVRKRPLIALLAVLSLSSYPLVLSQNMETRESTADVGAVVEGTGSNRFRLFQYDPVKVGHIRYIEVSPGRFLQLKTIAVKPPAFEIPNFLSPEECERIKELALIAGLATSTTVYKGLNKVGIDKNKVSYNAAVWKQKLAKCDSNSDKTLDSVEVLRCLPGLDKGEVVPPSMLQNMYLKVKLDLDSDGLIDAKELWLMNLENKTVEIKDWLTLWRKGEVTKVEGRGRTRISQNTWLDWATTTDPLVTHLID